In Camelina sativa cultivar DH55 chromosome 13, Cs, whole genome shotgun sequence, the genomic window AATTCTTAGCTATCAAAGATTCATCATGGATTTCAAGATTATGGTCATAAACCAACAAgaacatgaacaaaaagaaatgtaaCTAAGAAGAGAATTTACCTGAGCCCTTAAGGTTCCTTCTCCTATGGCAAACCCAATAAAGCAGAGAGCAAACTAAGATTATCCCAACTAAGGAAAAAGCAGCTGCAAGTAAAATAACGAGTCTCATGTTGTTGTTACTGTCTTGTTTATGCAATCCCTTCTCTCCCTTATGATAACCTgatcaaccaaaccaaaaaaaaagccttCAGATTcaagaaaatttggaaactttgcagaccaaaaaaaaacaaattgaagtgAAAAGTTCGAACTTTATGGCAAGAGATAAGCGTTACAATGGAGGACATGAAAAATGTGAGAGTACGGAGAAGAAATTCTTGTGACCCAGAAGAAAAAACTCCACAAAAGCTAAAACCTTTACAAAGAAAGTTCGAAATTTTTCATACTTAAACGACAACAAAATAGCATAGTCATTAAAAGCAACCAgaatctgtttctttcttcttcttcttcttcttcttctaaatttcttgaattttcatCCGGAATTAAAATGTGGAAGTAACCCtaaaattgaagaggaaaaaatgaaaaagaaagaaactaattTACCAGGAGATAAGCTAGGAGTGAAAGCAGAAGGTTGAGGAGGAAGAGATTTTTGTGAAGTGAGGGACACAACACATGTGGATTGATGAAGAACATAACCTTGTAGTAAAACAAGAGCTGTAATAACTAATTGCctcatttctttctttccaaaggataaaacaaaaaaagttacttTCAAGAACCCACAGACTTTGAATTTGGGTTCTTTTAGAGAGGAGacatgattttggagaagaaaaaaaattgagtaattCAAGAAAAGACCAAGAATGTGTTTGAaagtttgagagaaagagagagatttgagaaaatatttacTTTCCTATTTAACCAtagctgaagagagagagctctgTGCAATAAAAtggtaaaaagaaagagacaaataGGATTCAGACGAAACTCTTGAGGTGGAGCAGTTAGTTACCataaagaaatattaatatCGTCCGgatagagaaaataattttcGGGTGATTAaggcaaaaatatatatcataactAATGTATGTGTAGGCAAAATATATACATGCCATGAATAGAGATGTATACATAATCAATCAGATATATTGTGTAAGGTTACATAATCAATCAGATATATTGTGTAaggttgaatatgttttgttaattatgtaaattagtctaaacaaatataaatttcattcaataaaAGACTCTTAAAATACTTTCTTTTTGGGTAAAGTTGAGTGAAATAGATTTTGATAGTAacacataaattaattattgatAATCTTAATCCAAACTAATTTAGAGTTtgtgaaaaaagagaaaaaaaaaacaattaaaaaaggaGTCGACACTCTTTATATTTaccatttgaattttaaaactgTCGATATTTGAAATTCATTCATCATTCACACGACATTCGTGCAAAACCATTTACAATTTGATGATAAAAAGGTctaaccaatcaaaaataaaataaaaatatagtgcatatacaataaatcaaaattttaatcttatggctttttatttttcaaaatgaaaGTAGGTTATTAAAGTCTAAGAAAAAGTGTTATACTATAGACTTGACTTTTCAAgtactttatcaaaaaaaaaaaaaaaaagtaaaacaaaagtaaatataaaagcTTTTGTAATAGAATCTAAACAAAAAGCTGGAAAAAAACTGGTTTATATGTTTCTTCACACTTTGCAGACAAGCGATGGGTAGAAGAACCAAGAGATTACTGTTGCAAACCATGAACCATCCATGTGGAGACCACTGAACTTTTACTAATAAGATCCCTCTAACTATGGAgattagattatatataaattgttattGATGTAGATTTTAAATTACTTAGTCTGTTAAATTTACAAAACGTGTAAGCAATACATTATACATTACATACATACACTCTCTCGTATAATATAATCAACTTTGGAGGAGCGTATGTATTGTTTTCCCCACATTCACTCTACAATAGATTTTGTCAAACACTTAAATggactttattttttatttcaaacgAAAGTATTATCACGTTTAAACTGAGATCCTACATGACGAATACGTTTTCCTTTTTACTCCGATTAAATTAGCAATTTgtagtttattatataaacagcATGGCGAATTCGCTTTCTCTTTATCAATCCAATTAGCGAATATTAACTTCTTGTCATGCATGAATAATACTTCAGATTGGACACCCGACCTACCTTATCCATATTcgatttttttacttcaaaataTTTCAGTTAGTTGTTGTTATGTAAATAATTCAAATGTTAAAGAAACTACTCTATCACATGTTAGGTGACCAATGGGTTTGTCTCAAgacattaaaatatagtatttccTTCCAAcatcttttttaattatgcGTATTGATTTGTCCTTAACCATATACCAGAAATcgataaatattttttcctcttcaatttatTTGGTGTGCTTCTATTTCCTTGACCCACAAGTTAGTGTACCATTTATGATTACTCTCTCATCAAGATAGAACAGCTTGAATCGTTTTCAGTGTAATAATATCAATGAAACTATCGTTAAACAAACTGGTGATTAGTCATTAGTGCGATTCCATTATATAATGTAATGGAACACATGTGATGCACGATTTATTGATTGGTTCAGTACTTTTGATTACTAGTCCAAGTTTCTCTGTAACATTTTCGGTCTTGTTACTCTGTTCTTTTTCATCTCTCTATTTTCTTACTCTCGTGttctgttcttttgtttttatagatgATTTCTTGGGGTGAGCAGGTCATAAAGAAAtacttttagtttttgggtGTTTAGCTTTAGCAAAGGCTTAAACTTGGTATTATATATGGAGacaattaagaaaattatgtgGTAAACCCCCAATCAACTTAAAACCCTGATCATACATGACTATGTACCATTTACAGATGAAAACATGCATTTTCACTTATCAGTATGGATAGAAAGTGTTTCCTTACTAGAACTGAAACCTGATGATGAACCATGATTATGATGAATGCAGCATTCGACACACTCAGCTGTTCTCTGCCCTAGTAGAACCTCATGTATGCAAAATGTATAACTTTTACAAGACGCAAGGCATAAGATGCCGCGCTACTGCAGCTCAGATTCAAGCATGGCCAAATTGATCCCTAGCTAAATGCTGTCGAAACCCGAAGATTGTcaccaatatatatatcatcttctagtctgtttgtactttgtaggGTGCAAAACAGTATCCATACACCACAGTTAGATATTGTTGGCGGTGacggaaaaaagaaaagcatttCATATCGGGTTTGagaccaaaaaggaaaaatagaagTAGCTGTCTTAACTCAAATCCAAATGAGTAGCCACAAGCAAACagcaaaaaacacaaaacacagaaaaacaaaaaacaatgatAATTCATTGCATAGGTTGAGGTGGGAACATGTAAGGGACGTTGATCGTGTGGTGGTCTGAGAAGTCTACATCGCTATCAGCTCTGCGGAGGCTGAAACCTCCCAACTCCAACACCTGGCTCGACTCGTGGACATCGAGGTAATAGATGTAGTTTCCCTTGAGTTCAGGGACGGAGTTACCATGGAGACAGAAAGGCTCagactttgaaagaaaaatgcAGATATCTCCAATGTCTTCAGTGTAAGTAGCTCTTCCTTCCTTGCCTATCCTGAACACCCTAAAACCTTTGGTTTCCAAATCCACCTTAGTTACCATGCTATAAGCGCAGGACCTTAGCAATGGTCATATTGTATCACTGTTATTAATATTGTATGATAATATtacttgaaactaaaacaaacaaaagtctaTGGAGTGATGACTCTTAAGTCATGTCTACCATATATACCTGTACCAAATAACAAGGAAAGTTTCTCCGTCTGATGACTCTACTAAGTATGGAGTCCTGTAGCACGAAAACAAAAGTTCCTTTTCTGTCTTTTTCAACCTGGGAAGGTTTTGAAAATGCAACTTTTGCAGCTTGGGCTCGCCCTTGAGATCCCAGGATGCCATGTGGTCGCATCCAGAAGCGGGCAAGGAGAACATCTGATCTCTTTGAGAATACATGACATGGGAAGTGAAGAAACTGGGGTCTTTGATTCTGATGTTGGTCCATTTGGAGCTCTTACACAGGCTGAGTTGAGGTCCCAAGAACTTGACAGCCACAACACAGTCGTCTTCCTCAGGAGAAGAAGTGGACATGGCCACGTTGGTGACAATCTGGGTCTGACAATGAGGAAGAGTCACAAGAGGAGGCAGTGAAATGCGTTTAGGGTTTGAGTCTGATGCAAATGGGTTCAGATCGTCGTGGAGACACACCACACCCTTCTTTAGGGTAGCGACCCATCCTTGGGATGCTCCGATTGTTGATTTTGTCTCTAGCAACTCACTAGGGATCTTCCGGTCAGTAGTTATTAATTCTGTGGTGGAAACGTCGAGAAATCTTATGTCATCTCCAAAAGGATTTTTGCCGAAGACCAAATAAGGTGCAAGACGGTCTATGGAAGATGAAAACAAACGAAAGCTTATCTGCtcaaacacaaaagagagaagatagaTCGATCTCACAACACAACCAAAAGATATATACCAAAACATTTAAGAGatcaacaaaaagaacaaagaagttgtgtctctctctctttttatacTTACCTGAGAATCTTTCTGAGGAGAGAGCTTGGAGAGTCTGGAGAGAAACGgagacattttttgttttatccgCTGGTGATCCTGATTCGCTTCAGTAAACTGAGTTTTTATTGTCAAACAAAGCGTGCTCACCCAGGACGGTTATATTAGACTacggttttaaaatattttgatagatTTCAAAACTTTGGTGGATTATTTCAacgaaaaaagatggctagctacatcaaatatacaagaaaacatggtcaCACGTaccaagtatactattgtatcttcaactacacgaagtatatgtattacatggttACAtgtatgaactatatgacgttatgtggtcaacaccataaacatacaATCTGGTACACCGATTGACTGATTCCggcgaagaccgacgttgattccggcgttgaccaaaaaaaaagtatcaacatttttttcctgttaaaaatcaaaataagaaatattatatataaacatttttggtttttcatgattaagagacatattcaattcaatatatctttaatgtattcattcttataattagttagttttatttttgaagctaaataaatgattaaataaaaatcattaataattattttcaagatatatatatatatatatatatctttgataatcagattatttaaatactacaaaatcaataaaatcaaattcaactactttcattagaaaaaataatattaggatattgaattaaatatatttttaattatgaaaaaccattaatgatttaatataattttttttaaaaacaaaaaaattagaatacatttttttagaatacattgttttttgtattctaaattttgtttctttaaaagcaattatattaaatcattaatggttattcataattaaaaacatattcaattcaatatcctaatatttttctatatctctaatgtactcattcttataattagttaatttgtatttttaaagctaaactaatagttaaaaaaaaatcattgataattattttcaagatgtaatataaaggaatttgcaaaaatactcttattctatacccttttgcaaacataccctcaaatcaaatatattgttttgctaaaattattttataacattaaagtatctaaaattatatagtaaaagtatctaaaattatatagtaaaagtatctaaaattttatacaacatttaccatgcaagtagttgaatttgattttattgattttctttgattttatctactattatttttctaatgaaagtagttgaatttgattttattgattttgtagtatttaaataatctgattatcaAAATCGGTCTTCGCTGGAGTCAGTCAaccggtgtaccggattgtatgtttatggtgttgaaCACATAACGTcgtatagttcatgcatgtggtcatgtaatacatatacttcgtatAGTTGAAGATAGTATcttggtatgtgtgaccatgttTTCTCATGTAGCTagctatctttttttcttatttcaaagaTAACTATTgaaagattttaaagatttttactGGTGGTTCGGTAAGatttcaatatcaaaagtttcaGATGGTCTTGTGTGACAATAAAAACTTCCTCATTAGATATGATTTGATCAATCAAAGTGCCACAACTGAATTTGGAATAACCAAAGTTACAGGGAAATTATGTCAATAAAACATCAGGCAGAAATTTTTGTAACACTCAACGTTAACACATAAGCAGCATTGTGGTGCTCACGATTGTTTAGCTTTTTACACATGACTCGTCAACTTTTCTTCCACGAGCTCGATGCATCTATATAGAACCGATTCAATTAGGTTCAGAAGGCATACACTGTCAAATGAAGATTCGTGACCGTGATCCTCCTTGGCGTTCTCAGCGATGCTACAGCTCACAACAGTTCGAAGAGGCAGAAGCCACTCTTTGTACGCTTTCTCCAGATTCTTCTTTGACAAAACTTCACTGCTTACTCTGCTCCTCTCTTTACGTGCTTCATTTTCTGTAATTTTGCCTTGTCAGATatacaacaagaacaagaaagattaAATGTGTTACTGATTTGCATAAGATTACATTACACACGTAAAATAGAGACATATATACTTTACACGCATCTGCAGACAATTTCATATACCAAAAGAGCTTAAAACATGTCATTTGTATGTACAAGTGTGAATACTTGCAACAGACAACATGATTAATGttaatccaaaacaaaaagatactGCATGCTATATCTTGTGAGACATTTTCATCATGGATCAATAACTGGTTTATATAAGTTCAAGTAACTTGCAGGCTATTTCGAGtcatcaaaacacaaaacactaTCCAGCAACTTGTGATTTGAAACACCTTCTATTAAGTTCAAATACCAACTCGTAAAACTTTAAGGAATCTATTCCTTGATTTACTTGGAAAGTAGTTAGATAAAGCAAAGTACAATTCTtccatttattttagttaaaagtTTTTACCTCCTGGATTAAATAACAATGCAAACCTGTAGAGATTCAGTGCTGCCAGAACCTGGACAAACATCACACAAAACTATTTGTCACACACATGTGCCTCAATACtatatcttataaatatttagtaGAGAAACAATAACAAGCTCTCCCTATTTTCTATCCGACACTCGCATTCTTATAACCGGTGAAAATTCTTGGATCACAGTTTTACTGACGACAAATCTTCTAGCAATGGAACATCATAAAATTCCTTAATTAGCGAGAAAAGTATGCTACTCTCATTTGATACTTTCACCTTTTCTCTGTATGTATGTATCTATGTCCCTTAAAGCAATTACNNNNNNNNNNNNNNNNNNNNNNNNNNNNNNNNNNNNNNNNNNNNNNNNNNNNNNNNNNNNNNNNNNNNNNNNNNNNNNNNNNNNNNNNNNNNNNNNNNNNNNNNNNNNNNNNNNNNNNNNNNNNNNNNNNNNNNNNNNNNNNNNNNNNNNNNNNNNNNNNNNNNNNNNNNNNNNNNNNNNNNNNNNNNNNNNNNNNNNNNNNNNNNNNNNNNNNNNNNNNNNNNNNNNNNNNNNNNNNNNNNNNNNNNNNNNNNNNNNNNNNNNNNNNNNNNNNNNNNNNNNNNNNNNNNNNNNNNNNNNNNNNNNNNNNNNNNNNNNNNNNNNNNNNNNNNNNNNNNNNNNNNNNNNNNNNNNNNNNNNNNNNNNNNNNNNNNNNNNNNNNNNNNNNNNNNNNNNNNNNNNNNNNNNNNNNNNNNNNNNNNNNNNNNNNNNNNNNNNNNNNNNNNNNNNNNNNNNNNNNNNNNNNNNNNNNNNNNNNNNNNNNNNNNNNNNNNNNNNNNNNNNNNNNNNNNNNNNNNNNNNNNNNNNNNNNNNNNNNNNNNNNNNNNNNNNNNNNNNNNNNNNNNNNNNNNNNNNNNNNNNNNNNNNNNNNNNNNNNNNNNNNNNNNNNNNNNNNNNNNNNNNNNNNNNNNNNNNNNNNNNNNNNNNNNNNNNNNNNNNNNNNNNNNNNNNNNNNNNNNNNNNNNNNNNNNNNNNNNNNNNNNNNNNNNNNNNNNNNNNNNNNNNNNNNNNNNNNNNNNNNNNNNNNNNNNNNNNNNNNNNNNNNNNNNNNNNNNNNNNNNNNNNNNNNNNNNNNNNNNNNNNNNNNNNNNNNNNNNNNNNNNNNNNNNNNNNNNNNNNNNNNNNNNNNNNNNNNNNNNNNNNNNNNNNNNNNNNNNNNNNNNNNNNNNNNNNNNNNNNNNNNNNNNNNNNNNNNNNNNNNNNNNNNNNNNNNNNNNNNNNNNNNNNNNNNNNNNNNNNNNNNNNNNNNNNNNNNNNNNNNNNNNNNNNNNNNNNNNNNNNNNNNNNNNNNNNNNNNNNNNNNNNNNNNNNNNNNNNNNNNNNNNNNNNNNNNNNNNNNNNNNNNNNNNNNNNNNNNNNNNNNNNNNNNNNNNNNNNNNNNNNNNNNNNNNNNNNNNNNNNNNNNNNNNNNNNNNNNNNNNNNNNNNNNNNNNNNNNNNNNNNNNNNNNNNNNNNNNNNNNNNNNNNNNNNNNNNNNNNNNNNNNNNNNNNNNNNNNNNNNNNNNNNNNNNNNNNNNNNNNNNNNNNNNNNNNNNNNNNNNNNNNNNNNNNNNNNNNNNNNNNNNNNNNNNNNNNNNNNNNNNNNNNNNNNNNNNNNNNNNNNNNNNNNNNNNNNNNNNNNNNNNNNNNNNNNNNNNNNNNNNNNNNNNNNNNNNNNNNNNNNNNNNNNNNNNNNNNNNNNNNNNNNNNNNNNNNNNNNNNNNNNNNNNNNNNNNNNNNNNNNNNNNNNNNNNNNNNNNNNNNNNNNNNNNNNNNNNNNNNNNNNNNNNNNNNNNNNNNNNNNNNNNNNNNNNNNNNNNNNNNNNNNNNNNATAAATATTTAGTAGAGAAACAATAACAAGCTCTCCCTATTTTCTATCCGACACTCGCATTCTTATAACCGGTGAAAATTCTTGGATCACAGTTTTACTGACGACAAATCTTCTAGCAATGGAACATCATAAAATTCCTTAATTAGCGAGAAAAGTATGCTACTCTCATTTGATACTTTCACCTTTTCTCTGTATGTATGTATCTATGTCCCTTAAAGCAATTACCTTACCCATATTACTTACTGCATTGCATATGGGCTTACATGATGCacacaaaagataaaaaatatatattttttaaagaattgatATAGGAACAAAACAATTACCGCATCACTTTGGTCTGGAAGGAGTGGAGGACCACCTTTTGGAGGCCTTAAGACCAACTCCACTAGCTCAATAACAAGCATATCAGCGGCTGCACAATCTGTACCTTGCAAACTACTGCTGCTCATGCTGTCTTTAAATAGACCGAGAAGGATCGCTGTCTGGTTGATTTAGCAAAACAATATTAGTGAACTGAGATACCATTTTTCTTGTGGAAAAAGTAGCTATTACagcaacaaattttaaaagtagCTGACTTGTACTTTAACAGTAGTAGCACCGTAAGACTACTAAAGACACTAAGCTGTGTAGTTTATGAACGGACAACGCATGTAAAGGTGTATCTTCATAATCATCATATCTGTGAAGTGTCACATGCTTTACTATCCATAAAGCTCGAGGGGATACAAAAATACTAACCATTGGGGAAGACTGGGAATTCGTGACAAGGGCTCTTAGAACGTGAAACCTCTGAGGAGCTGGGATATCAGAAAGAATCTAATCAACCAGCAcccagaaaaaaagaagattgtaagaagaaatatataacaatctcTGTACCTATAAATCAAGCCGAATAGATCACTAAACTTATGAACGAAGCATTTTtagaataaagaaagaaaaacaggGCATATATACTGAGGGTAGTAAAAGTTGGCTAACACCTCTTCTAGTTATAAAGGATTATAAGCAGATTCAGCACAAGACGAATCATTTAAATTTGTACAATAATTCTGTGTAAAACATATTGAGTTTAGatctaaagaaacaaactcaTTTCGAAGTCATAGGAAACAAAAGCCATTTGAAAGTTTGggttgtctttttttctttgtggatTATGTTATCTATAGAATCAATTTCTGCATCACTCAAAATCAGTTTCCCCAAAATTGATTAAGTCAAGGTTTATTAATTACCCTCTTCAGTGCCTCAAATGTCTTTTTTCTCAGATCTGCGTCTGGGGCATACATGATCACTAATGTAACAGCctggaagaaagaaagaaaccagACACTACTTAGAACGCTGGTAAACCTGAACGGTGTAAAAATTTAAGGAGAATAGAATTATGCCTGTAAAGCAGCGTAGATGCTAGGTGTGTAGTGGGAACAATCTATTTTCTCATCATTGCCTTGAGTTGAAGAAACTCCTTTTGTTATGTCAAGCAAGAACTCGATAGTGTGTCTTTTAAATGCCCAGAGCAGATCTCCAGAGGAaagtatatatttcaaaatccCATAAGCTTGCCACCTTTTCACTGGATTGCTTTGAAGCTCATCTACATCACTTCCTAAAGCTGCATTAGTAGCCTCTCCAACCTCTTGTGAGATCTTTGCCCAGATGAGTAAAAGCGATGCACCCAATTTGATGTCAGGGAAAGAGTtgacaaaatcatcatcatctgttcATATTACATTCGTGAGACAAACTATCTTGCGATACGAGAATGGATGGATGGAGTTTTCAAATCAGGAAGAAAGtgctttttgagttttgagattAACCTCCAGCAACCGTGCTCAATAATTTTTCAGTGTCACTCCCCGTGATTAAACCAAGATGTGTTAAACCACAGTATGTCAAGAAAGGTTCTAACTGCATCACGAGAGGAACACATGAGACCGCTTTGTCTCTGATGCTAACTGAAAGAATAGCCTGCAAAATTAGATCAAGTATCAGGTATTGAAGGCAATCTATATGCTCATAAAAGAGGAAAGCAGAAATATATAGAACCAAAGCTGGAATCAAGTACGAACCGTTATCTGTATCACATAGAAACCGAGCAAACAACGgacttttacttcttcttcgttcttctgtaaaacaaagaaaagagatcaGAACGGGAGAGTGGAATATTCAATTTAGAGAATGAGCACTTTAAGAAGTGATTAAGGAAATCCCAATTGCCAATTTATCAAACTTACAGACCAGTTTTGAAGAAACATCTCGAATTGAAAAGGCAATGCCTACAGCCTTATCAAATAAATCTTCAACTTGCACATCTTTTTCCAACGAAATGTCCTTCAAAGCGTTCAGGACAACTGGAACTGCAACCTTTAGTTGCTCGAAGTGACGCCTCTGAATTGAAATAAATACTGAAACCAAGAAATTCGAATAACTTGTCACTGCTTCAGTTTGCAAGAGCTATATTAACATCTTCAGTAAGAAAAGTGGTTAAGAAttcaaagaatttttttatcaGGGAAATTCATACTTTTCTACTCTCGAGGTGCATTACTAAAATTGCAGGTACCAAGCTAAAATTCACCTTTATGACAGAAGTTTATAAGTATCTAGGAAACGAGAAAAAATCTTCAACTGCTACCTTTGGAGAGCCCATGTAATAACGGAGTAGAACAACTAGAGGGTGAAAGAGAGCACCTTGCAGCATCAAGTGCCTGGTCATTTAGATTCATAAGGTGATCAACTTGAAAAAAGAACTTGTAGTCTTCTTAAGGCAAATACCAATTACGAAAAAGCAACTTAagaatagtatatatatactgccTTGAATTAGCCTGGATCCGAATCCAATTCAAGATCTAATACCTCACAAAGAATTGAAAGCATGTCACGTGGATTGCATGCTTCCACAAATCGATCAACGATTTCCTCAACTAACTGTAAACATCTGCTTGATAGGTCTGCGAACTTGGAAGTTACTTTCGGCAACTGAAATGACAGTTCATCTATAACCTCCTGTAACACAATGAATTGGGGAAAACTCATAAGCTTGATTCTAAACGAATCTTTCCTTTTGGCTTCCAAAGCAATTTGAGAACTGACAAAGTACCTGATCCACTTGAGGAGATGATACAACTTTCAAAATTTCATCTAGAACTTCAATAACATCATTCTCCAGTTCATCGTTCTCGGACAAACAATTCAGATAGCTGACAAGTTCTTTAACTAAGCTCTCCAAGTCTTTAAATCCTCCTCCAACTTCACCTGactgaacaaaataaaataaaaaaaaaaacacaaaatcaaaatcaatcaattacttgaaaatcaaaagtaacaaaaaaacgCTCCAGCCAATCACGAAACCACGAGTTCGTTCCTTAGAACCTAATTAGCGACTAATTTTTTTCAATCGAACTCCAAAACTCACGAAGCGGCTAAAGTATTCATCCAATCTCCGaagcttttaaaatattttcccaCAGAAACAAAATTACACAACCCgaagaagttgagaaaactTACACTGAAGCACAAAGCTAAAAGTTCTCGTACACGGCGTGAAGGGGAAGCAGTAACAATCGTCTCCTCAAACTCGGAGCTCCCAACAGTGGACGACGCCATAACGCCAAAAACTTTTCAATTTCGCCTCTGTTTCGTTAAGAGCGAGAGAGTTTTAAATAATCGCGATTTGAACCAGGTTGTTTGGTTATACGAATAATATTAACCCCATATAACCTAAATTCTAAATTACGAATAGTTTAAAACTTGTATCCAAACAAGCCACGTTCTCTCTTCGCTCACACACACACTTTCTCGTATTCGTCTCTCCTCCAGATCCGGTGCACTTCACCCTCACCGAAAAGATCCTATACTGGCtcaaactctcctcctctgatCTAGCCATGGAACCTGACGTCAGCATCGAGACTTTGTCTATCATTCGGATCGCCGTCCTCCCGATCGGTACTATCCCGCCGACGCTTCTACGGGACTATCACTCGATGCTGCTCCGTCATCACACGATCGCGCTCTCCGCTGTTAGCTCCTTTTACACTGAGCACCAGAAATCTCCGTTTACGAATCAGCCTTGGGACTCTGGCTCTCTCCGGTTCAAATTTGTGCTTGGTGGTTCTCCTCCGAGTCCCTGGGAGGATTTTCAGTCTAATCGGAAGATTCTCGCCGTGATCGGACTTTGCCACTGTCCTTCTTCCCCTGATCTCGACTCTGTCACTGAGAAATTTAATGTGGCTTGTAAGAGCTATTCATCGGCTCTTGTCCGGCGCTGCTTCGCCTTCTCCCCTGGCGATTCGCAAGTGAGTATCTTAGTTTCCACTTCCCTTTTGAAATTTCGATGCTTCTAATATTCTAGATGATGCACTAtagttgatacttgatagtGATGTTTATATGTTACCTGGTAATTTCCAAATCGGTAGCTTATGTTCTACAGCTTCTGAATGTGTGCTAATTGACGATTCTATGATCAATGTACTGTCTTGTGCAGCTTGAAGATGGAGACAAGAAGGgtgaaaatgtg contains:
- the LOC104735116 gene encoding uncharacterized protein LOC104735116; its protein translation is MSPFLSRLSKLSPQKDSQISFRLFSSSIDRLAPYLVFGKNPFGDDIRFLDVSTTELITTDRKIPSELLETKSTIGASQGWVATLKKGVVCLHDDLNPFASDSNPKRISLPPLVTLPHCQTQIVTNVAMSTSSPEEDDCVVAVKFLGPQLSLCKSSKWTNIRIKDPSFFTSHVMYSQRDQMFSLPASGCDHMASWDLKGEPKLQKLHFQNLPRLKKTEKELLFSCYRTPYLVESSDGETFLVIWYRSCAYSMVTKVDLETKGFRVFRIGKEGRATYTEDIGDICIFLSKSEPFCLHGNSVPELKGNYIYYLDVHESSQVLELGGFSLRRADSDVDFSDHHTINVPYMFPPQPMQ
- the LOC104735117 gene encoding aberrant root formation protein 4-like isoform X2, with translation MASSTVGSSEFEETIVTASPSRRVRELLALCFSSGEVGGGFKDLESLVKELVSYLNCLSENDELENDVIEVLDEILKVVSSPQVDQEVIDELSFQLPKVTSKFADLSSRCLQLVEEIVDRFVEACNPRDMLSILCEALDAARCSLSPSSCSTPLLHGLSKVFISIQRRHFEQLKVAVPVVLNALKDISLEKDVQVEDLFDKAVGIAFSIRDVSSKLKNEEEVKVRCLLGFYVIQITAILSVSIRDKAVSCVPLVMQLEPFLTYCGLTHLGLITGSDTEKLLSTVAGDDDDFVNSFPDIKLGASLLLIWAKISQEVGEATNAALGSDVDELQSNPVKRWQAYGILKYILSSGDLLWAFKRHTIEFLLDITKGVSSTQGNDEKIDCSHYTPSIYAALQAVTLVIMYAPDADLRKKTFEALKRILSDIPAPQRFHVLRALVTNSQSSPMTAILLGLFKDSMSSSSLQGTDCAAADMLVIELVELVLRPPKGGPPLLPDQSDAVLAALNLYRFALLFNPGENEARKERSRVSSEVLSKKNLEKAYKEWLLPLRTVVSCSIAENAKEDHGHESSFDSVCLLNLIESVLYRCIELVEEKLTSHV
- the LOC104735117 gene encoding aberrant root formation protein 4-like isoform X1 encodes the protein MASSTVGSSEFEETIVTASPSRRVRELLALCFSSGEVGGGFKDLESLVKELVSYLNCLSENDELENDVIEVLDEILKVVSSPQVDQEVIDELSFQLPKVTSKFADLSSRCLQLVEEIVDRFVEACNPRDMLSILCEALDAARCSLSPSSCSTPLLHGLSKVFISIQRRHFEQLKVAVPVVLNALKDISLEKDVQVEDLFDKAVGIAFSIRDVSSKLKNEEEVKVRCLLGFYVIQITAILSVSIRDKAVSCVPLVMQLEPFLTYCGLTHLGLITGSDTEKLLSTVAGDDDDFVNSFPDIKLGASLLLIWAKISQEVGEATNAALGSDVDELQSNPVKRWQAYGILKYILSSGDLLWAFKRHTIEFLLDITKGVSSTQGNDEKIDCSHYTPSIYAALQAVTLVIMYAPDADLRKKTFEALKRILSDIPAPQRFHVLRALVTNSQSSPMTAILLGLFKDSMSSSSLQGTDCAAADMLVIELVELVLRPPKGGPPLLPDQSDAVLAALNLYRFALLFNPGGKITENEARKERSRVSSEVLSKKNLEKAYKEWLLPLRTVVSCSIAENAKEDHGHESSFDSVCLLNLIESVLYRCIELVEEKLTSHV